The Ralstonia wenshanensis genome includes a region encoding these proteins:
- the tssF gene encoding type VI secretion system baseplate subunit TssF encodes MEELLPYYERELAFLRRYSRDFAERYPKIAGRLAMSGDGCDDPHVERMIESFAFLTARVSKKLDDDYPEFTEALLEVLYPHYLRPFPSCSVAHFDVRGVAAQLSAPVTIARGTFLTTRVVRKVECRFRTAYDVTFAPVRVAGATFERAVSAPAAVQLPKGATGSIAITLEYVGERGGFESLSMDKLRVYMDGEPSFVAALGDALFLHTAAGYVEAERAGVWKRLISVPLHEVGFSEDEALIDCPARSHPAYRLLTEHFSFAEKFNFFDIDLAALRRGMTPGVPVRRLTLHLVLKDLRSDSHAARLLENLQPEHLRLHCTPVVNLFQQKADPIRIEHTASAYPVVADSRRAHGFDIYSIDNVQLVRETTAHEKVTEFRPFYSLHHGEEPGRAGHYWLARRNELIAQRSPGFETEISIVDTHFDPASPQTDTLSLTVTCTNRDLPSTLAFGQPDGDLSMEGSSIARNITFLRKPTPSMRFGGGRAAQWRLISLLALNHLSLVQNGLPTLKEMLRLHDLPRNAISARQIEGIVALDYQPATQWLAGKPFATFVRGLEVRLTLDEDAFVGTGMHRFIRVLDHFFGLYVHMNSFVQLIAVSRRSGKELVKCAPRSGESILV; translated from the coding sequence ATGGAAGAGCTGCTGCCTTATTACGAACGAGAACTGGCCTTCCTGCGCCGGTACTCGCGCGACTTCGCCGAGCGGTATCCGAAGATCGCCGGCCGCCTCGCCATGTCGGGCGACGGCTGCGACGATCCGCATGTCGAGCGGATGATCGAATCGTTTGCCTTCCTGACCGCCCGTGTCAGCAAGAAGCTCGACGACGACTACCCCGAATTTACCGAGGCGCTGCTGGAGGTGCTGTACCCGCACTACCTGCGGCCCTTTCCATCGTGCTCTGTGGCGCATTTCGATGTGCGTGGCGTGGCGGCGCAACTGAGCGCGCCGGTCACGATTGCGCGCGGCACGTTTCTCACTACACGCGTGGTGCGCAAGGTCGAATGCCGTTTCCGCACCGCATACGACGTCACGTTCGCGCCAGTGCGTGTTGCAGGTGCAACGTTCGAGCGCGCGGTGTCGGCGCCGGCCGCCGTGCAATTGCCCAAAGGCGCGACTGGCTCCATTGCGATCACGCTGGAATACGTGGGCGAGCGCGGTGGTTTTGAATCGCTGTCGATGGACAAGCTGCGCGTCTACATGGACGGCGAGCCGTCCTTCGTGGCCGCGCTGGGTGACGCGCTGTTCCTGCACACCGCAGCCGGATATGTGGAAGCTGAACGCGCAGGCGTCTGGAAACGGCTGATCTCGGTGCCTTTGCACGAAGTCGGCTTTAGTGAAGACGAAGCCCTGATCGATTGCCCGGCCCGCTCGCACCCGGCCTATCGTCTGCTGACCGAGCACTTCAGCTTTGCCGAGAAGTTCAACTTCTTCGATATCGACCTGGCGGCATTGCGACGTGGCATGACGCCGGGCGTGCCGGTGCGCCGTCTGACACTGCATCTGGTGCTCAAAGACCTGCGCAGCGATTCGCACGCTGCTCGCCTGCTTGAGAACCTTCAACCCGAGCACCTGCGCCTGCATTGCACGCCCGTGGTCAATCTGTTCCAGCAGAAGGCAGACCCGATCCGCATCGAACATACGGCCAGTGCGTATCCGGTGGTGGCCGACAGCCGGCGCGCGCACGGCTTTGACATCTACTCCATCGACAACGTGCAGCTGGTGCGCGAAACCACGGCGCACGAGAAGGTCACAGAGTTCCGGCCGTTCTACTCCCTGCACCACGGCGAAGAGCCCGGCCGCGCGGGCCATTACTGGCTGGCGCGTCGCAATGAGCTGATCGCCCAGCGCAGCCCGGGGTTCGAAACCGAGATCTCCATTGTCGATACACACTTCGACCCGGCAAGCCCGCAGACCGACACGCTGAGCCTGACCGTCACCTGCACGAACCGTGACTTGCCTTCGACGCTGGCGTTCGGCCAGCCCGATGGCGATCTGTCGATGGAAGGCAGTTCCATCGCCCGCAACATCACCTTCCTGCGCAAGCCCACGCCTTCGATGCGGTTTGGCGGTGGGCGCGCGGCGCAGTGGCGGCTGATCTCGCTGCTGGCGCTCAACCATTTGTCGCTCGTGCAGAACGGTCTGCCGACGTTGAAAGAGATGCTGCGCCTGCACGATCTGCCGCGCAACGCGATCTCGGCGCGGCAGATCGAAGGCATCGTCGCGCTCGATTACCAACCGGCGACGCAGTGGCTGGCCGGCAAGCCGTTCGCCACATTCGTGCGCGGCCTGGAGGTGCGCCTCACGCTGGATGAAGACGCCTTTGTAGGCACCGGCATGCATCGGTTCATCCGTGTGCTGGACCACTTCTTCGGCTTGTACGTCCACATGAACAGCTTTGTGCAGTTGATTGCGGTCTCGCGCCGCAGCGGCAAGGAATTGGTCAAATGCGCACCCCGCAGCGGCGAATCGATCCTGGTGTGA
- the tssG gene encoding type VI secretion system baseplate subunit TssG, with the protein MRTPQRRIDPGVIRRLLKQPHRYQFFQAVRLLEQLFAREGGMAPEQALATRLSFRNTLSLSFPPSELQNVEAEGITAEMLETDAAFIAALEEGALDSLAITPSFFGMLGGQGALPLRYTEIVAERESLWRDRAARAFFDIFSNRATALFYLAWKKYRLPFQYEVDTNKHYLPLLLSLAGAADKTLRHDLSTTPGPILDEALAGYATAIRHRPVSAAYLQRVLSDYFQAPMRVEQFVGGWYRVPASQYTRLGSTNNLLGATALAGGRVWQRDLRVRLWVGPLKRAQYRNFLPGASGALALRKMLTILCGTTLEFEIKLILRHQDVTGSTLDNSNDGRLGWDTFLCSRPAQQDRSDAQYTLAPLH; encoded by the coding sequence ATGCGCACCCCGCAGCGGCGAATCGATCCTGGTGTGATCCGGCGGCTGCTCAAGCAGCCGCACCGGTACCAGTTCTTCCAGGCCGTGCGCCTGCTGGAGCAGCTGTTTGCGCGCGAAGGCGGCATGGCGCCCGAGCAGGCACTGGCCACGCGCCTGAGTTTTCGCAACACGCTGTCGCTGTCGTTTCCGCCTAGCGAACTGCAGAACGTCGAGGCCGAGGGCATCACCGCCGAGATGCTCGAAACCGACGCCGCGTTCATTGCCGCGCTGGAAGAAGGCGCGCTGGATTCGCTGGCAATCACGCCCTCGTTCTTCGGCATGCTGGGCGGGCAGGGCGCCTTGCCGTTGCGCTACACCGAAATCGTGGCGGAGCGAGAAAGCCTCTGGCGCGACCGCGCTGCACGCGCGTTCTTCGACATCTTCTCGAACCGGGCCACGGCGCTGTTTTACCTGGCGTGGAAGAAATACCGGCTGCCGTTCCAGTACGAAGTCGACACCAACAAGCATTACCTGCCGCTGCTGTTGTCGTTGGCGGGCGCGGCAGACAAGACGCTGCGCCACGACCTTTCCACCACGCCCGGGCCGATCCTTGACGAAGCGCTGGCCGGCTATGCCACGGCGATCCGGCATCGGCCGGTGTCTGCGGCGTATCTGCAGCGCGTGCTGTCGGACTACTTCCAGGCGCCGATGCGGGTGGAGCAGTTCGTTGGCGGGTGGTATCGCGTGCCGGCGTCGCAGTACACGCGGTTGGGCAGCACCAACAACCTGCTGGGCGCCACGGCGTTGGCAGGTGGCCGGGTGTGGCAGCGGGACCTGCGCGTGCGCCTGTGGGTCGGGCCGCTCAAGCGCGCGCAGTACCGCAATTTCCTGCCGGGTGCATCGGGCGCGCTGGCACTGCGCAAGATGCTGACCATCCTGTGCGGCACCACGCTGGAGTTCGAGATCAAGCTGATCCTGCGCCACCAAGACGTGACCGGCAGCACGCTGGATAACAGCAACGACGGCCGCCTGGGCTGGGACACTTTCCTGTGCTCCCGCCCCGCGCAGCAGGACCGCAGCGATGCGCAATACACGCTCGCGCCGCTGCATTGA
- the tssH gene encoding type VI secretion system ATPase TssH: MAIPLKTLITKLNATSRQAAERAASLCMARGNYEVDLEHLFLALLENRRSDFAVAARASGIDLAALQRDLEAEISRFQTGNTRTPAFSPYLPKLFEHGWLIASLDSQITRIRSGHLLLALLTEPSLSALAQRGSRLFGQIEADRLKLDFDRLTTGSDEQEQAVDIADDSGDTAQGEGGKPAAALTATPALDQFTVDLTQSARDGRIDPVIGRDAEIRQVIDILMRRRQNNPILTGEAGVGKTAVVEGLALRVAANDVPPPLQGVTLRTLDMGLLQAGASVKGEFENRLKNVIDEVKKSPKPIILFIDEAHTIIGAGGQAGQNDAANLLKPALARGELRTIAATTWSEYKKYFEKDAALARRFQVVKVEEPSEPLAAAMLRGMAGLMERHFGVRVLDEAITEAVRLSHRYISGRQLPDKAVSVLDTACAKVALGQSATPGAIEDDQKTLERLQGEINALEREQSAGAEHDARLKALNEQRTELEQRVAQNTERLAQERALVARIQALREARESDAAQTGEEDALPVAANSDVVSIPKRKRAADKADDQDELAKLLAELRALQGESPMVPLQVDGHVVSEIVSAWTGIPLGRMVKDELRTVLNLKPLLAARVIGQDHALDAIAQRVRTATANLEDPNKPRGVFLFAGPSGVGKTETALALADILYGGERKLITINMSEYQEAHSVSGLKGSPPGYVGYGEGGVLTEAVRRNPYSVVLLDEVEKAHPDVLEMFFQVFDKGEMDDAEGRPIDFRNTIIILTSNVGSQAIMQACLNKPAEELPDTDALAELLRPTLYKAFKPAFLGRMKVVPYYPISDDVLAEIITLKLGRIRDRVAINHKATFQWDNALVESVLARCTEVDAGARAVDHILNGTLLPQIAESVLTRMAEGGSVEKIKVGVGKNGEFKYRIN, translated from the coding sequence ATGGCCATCCCACTCAAGACCCTGATCACCAAGCTGAATGCGACAAGCCGGCAAGCCGCCGAGCGCGCCGCGTCGCTGTGCATGGCGCGCGGCAACTACGAGGTTGATCTCGAACACCTGTTCCTGGCGTTGCTGGAAAACCGCCGCAGCGACTTTGCCGTGGCGGCCCGCGCCAGCGGCATCGACCTAGCCGCGCTGCAACGTGACCTAGAGGCCGAGATCAGCCGGTTCCAGACCGGCAACACGCGCACACCGGCGTTCTCTCCGTATCTGCCGAAGCTGTTCGAGCACGGCTGGCTGATTGCCTCACTCGATTCGCAAATCACCCGCATTCGCTCGGGCCATCTGCTGCTCGCACTGTTGACCGAGCCGAGCCTGTCCGCGCTTGCGCAACGTGGCTCGCGCTTGTTCGGTCAGATTGAAGCAGACCGCCTCAAGCTCGACTTCGATCGGCTGACCACCGGTTCAGACGAACAAGAGCAGGCCGTGGACATTGCCGACGACAGCGGGGACACGGCGCAAGGCGAAGGCGGCAAGCCCGCGGCTGCCCTGACGGCCACACCAGCACTGGATCAGTTCACGGTCGACCTGACCCAATCCGCGCGCGATGGCCGCATCGACCCCGTGATCGGCCGCGATGCAGAGATCCGCCAGGTGATCGACATCCTGATGCGTCGCCGCCAGAACAACCCGATCCTCACCGGCGAAGCCGGCGTGGGTAAGACCGCTGTGGTGGAAGGTCTGGCCTTGCGCGTCGCCGCCAACGATGTGCCGCCGCCGCTGCAGGGCGTGACGCTGCGCACGCTCGACATGGGGCTCTTGCAGGCGGGCGCCAGCGTCAAGGGCGAATTCGAGAACCGCCTGAAGAACGTGATCGACGAGGTGAAGAAGAGCCCGAAGCCGATCATCCTGTTCATCGACGAGGCGCACACCATCATTGGTGCAGGCGGGCAGGCCGGGCAGAACGATGCGGCCAACCTGCTCAAGCCCGCGCTCGCACGCGGCGAGCTGCGCACGATTGCGGCCACCACGTGGAGCGAATACAAGAAGTACTTCGAAAAAGACGCCGCACTGGCACGCCGCTTCCAGGTCGTGAAGGTGGAAGAGCCGAGCGAGCCGCTGGCGGCCGCCATGCTGCGCGGCATGGCGGGGCTGATGGAGCGCCACTTTGGAGTGCGGGTGCTGGACGAGGCGATTACGGAGGCCGTGCGCTTGTCGCATCGCTATATCAGCGGCCGCCAACTGCCGGACAAGGCCGTCAGCGTGCTGGACACGGCCTGCGCCAAGGTCGCGCTGGGCCAGAGCGCCACGCCCGGCGCCATTGAAGACGACCAGAAAACGCTCGAACGCCTGCAAGGCGAGATCAACGCACTGGAGCGCGAGCAAAGCGCCGGTGCGGAGCACGACGCGCGCCTGAAGGCGCTGAATGAGCAGCGCACCGAGCTGGAGCAGCGCGTCGCGCAGAACACCGAACGTCTGGCGCAGGAGCGCGCGCTGGTCGCACGCATTCAGGCGCTGCGTGAGGCGCGCGAAAGCGATGCAGCACAAACCGGCGAGGAAGACGCACTGCCCGTGGCTGCCAACAGCGACGTGGTGTCGATCCCCAAGCGCAAGCGTGCCGCCGACAAGGCGGACGATCAGGACGAACTGGCCAAGCTGCTCGCCGAACTGCGTGCGTTGCAAGGCGAATCGCCCATGGTGCCGCTGCAGGTGGATGGCCATGTCGTGTCGGAAATCGTCTCCGCCTGGACGGGCATTCCGCTGGGCCGCATGGTCAAGGACGAGCTGCGCACGGTGCTGAACCTCAAGCCGCTGCTGGCTGCCCGCGTGATCGGACAGGACCACGCGCTGGATGCCATCGCGCAGCGCGTGCGTACCGCCACCGCCAACCTGGAAGACCCGAACAAGCCGCGCGGCGTGTTTCTGTTTGCCGGCCCGTCGGGCGTGGGTAAAACCGAAACGGCGCTGGCACTGGCCGACATTCTCTACGGCGGCGAGCGCAAGCTCATCACCATCAACATGAGCGAGTACCAGGAAGCGCACAGCGTCTCGGGCCTCAAGGGCTCGCCGCCGGGTTATGTCGGCTATGGCGAAGGCGGCGTGCTGACCGAAGCCGTGCGCCGCAACCCGTACAGCGTGGTGCTGCTTGATGAGGTGGAGAAGGCCCACCCCGACGTGCTGGAGATGTTCTTCCAGGTATTCGACAAAGGCGAGATGGACGACGCCGAAGGCCGCCCGATCGACTTCCGCAACACCATCATCATCCTCACGTCGAACGTCGGCTCGCAGGCCATCATGCAGGCCTGCCTGAACAAGCCCGCTGAAGAACTGCCCGACACCGATGCCCTGGCAGAGCTGCTGCGCCCGACGCTCTACAAGGCGTTCAAGCCCGCATTCCTCGGGCGCATGAAGGTGGTGCCGTACTACCCGATTTCCGACGACGTGCTGGCCGAGATCATCACGCTCAAGCTGGGCCGCATCCGCGATCGCGTGGCCATCAACCACAAGGCGACGTTCCAGTGGGACAACGCACTGGTTGAATCGGTGCTCGCACGCTGCACCGAGGTGGACGCCGGCGCCCGCGCGGTCGATCACATTCTGAACGGCACGCTGCTGCCGCAGATTGCTGAATCGGTGCTGACGCGCATGGCCGAGGGCGGCAGCGTCGAGAAGATCAAGGTCGGCGTCGGCAAGAACGGCGAGTTCAAATACCGCATCAACTAA
- a CDS encoding type VI secretion system Vgr family protein yields MVSPTELANLLRASFSQADRLLRLETPLGPNALLPEQLEAAEHIDAGGFRLELTALSDNADIDSAKLLGQPVRLDLLTQQSRSALRPFHGHVTRFEQAGANGGLVRYRLVIEPWLAFLRHRQDSFLFQDMSVIEVIDSLFGDYQGQGRLVPAWRWALRDSSVYTRRSVITQYDESDFDFVTRLLAEEGLFYFFEHEAKDGDALGVHRMVIADSNDVFADNAQASIRFGRADATATEDVIDRWQGARRWQTNAVSIASWDYRANAKRTAQLGAQQQGNDGPQLTLQDTDYPGQYWFEDNNQAQRVARLMMEALELRDKQFDGEGTARTLATGTRFQLLDHFDHDDGEQRFAVLAVTHQARNNFNDRFGQVLTEALGTLRGSDVLAAGSNHGTGDDAPFYRNHFTVVRDNVPVRPQQSDEQGRALHPRPTVNGSQTALVVGAEGPVHTDRDHRIKVQFHWQRGARSASRQSHPAGDDNARASAGLGAWVRVTAPVAGPNWGGVALPRVGQEVLVEFLQGDIDRPVVVGAAYNGSGQTDAQYNQNQAGAAGATGNAPAWFAGDSKSQGAYAHNAVLSGIKTQALAGSQSGSSGYNQLVFDDSEGQGRTQLSTTQAATGLVLGHHKEQVDSARQADLGHGAALATDDSGAVRAGAGLLLTVHSAGTSASLQDSEDAASQIEAVSDLAESLADAAQKQKAGLADEPAAKELPALKQLRHTTEVLRHTESAGEGAQAVAYSEPHLQVSAPKGIVSTTPVDAVLVAGTQATLVAKQDTNVAAGGNLSVAVAEGLSLYAHGKSLGQAGDATPGIAMHAASGKVGLSSLKGETHLVAEKAVTVASTQGNVTAEAKQHVLVNAAGAQIKVTNGTIELHAPGMVTFKGAGHRFVGPGGGTVSNVTAPGKLAECEWKS; encoded by the coding sequence ATGGTCTCTCCGACCGAGTTGGCAAACCTGCTGCGTGCGTCGTTCTCCCAGGCCGACCGGCTGCTGCGCCTGGAAACGCCGCTGGGGCCGAACGCGCTGCTGCCAGAGCAGCTGGAAGCCGCCGAGCACATCGACGCAGGTGGTTTTCGGCTGGAACTCACGGCGCTGTCCGACAACGCTGACATCGATTCGGCCAAGCTCCTCGGGCAGCCCGTGCGGCTGGATCTGCTGACGCAGCAGAGCCGGAGCGCGCTGCGGCCGTTCCATGGCCACGTCACGCGCTTCGAGCAGGCGGGAGCCAACGGTGGCCTGGTGCGGTATCGGCTGGTGATCGAACCGTGGCTGGCGTTCCTGCGCCATCGGCAAGACAGCTTCCTGTTCCAGGACATGTCGGTCATCGAGGTAATCGACAGCCTGTTTGGCGACTACCAGGGCCAAGGCCGCCTCGTGCCTGCATGGCGCTGGGCCTTGCGTGACAGCTCGGTCTATACGCGCCGCAGCGTCATCACGCAATACGACGAAAGCGATTTCGATTTCGTCACGCGCCTGCTGGCCGAAGAAGGGCTGTTTTACTTCTTCGAGCACGAAGCCAAGGACGGCGACGCGCTGGGAGTACATCGCATGGTCATTGCGGATTCCAATGACGTCTTTGCCGACAACGCACAGGCGAGCATCCGCTTTGGCCGCGCAGACGCCACCGCCACCGAAGACGTGATCGACCGCTGGCAAGGCGCCCGCCGCTGGCAGACCAACGCCGTGTCGATTGCCAGCTGGGACTACCGTGCCAACGCCAAGCGCACGGCCCAACTCGGGGCGCAGCAGCAAGGCAACGACGGCCCGCAGCTGACGTTGCAAGACACCGACTACCCCGGCCAGTACTGGTTTGAAGACAACAACCAGGCGCAGCGCGTCGCACGGCTGATGATGGAAGCGCTGGAGCTGCGCGACAAGCAGTTCGACGGCGAAGGCACAGCCCGCACGTTGGCGACGGGCACGCGCTTCCAGTTGCTCGATCACTTCGATCATGACGATGGCGAGCAGCGCTTTGCCGTGTTGGCCGTGACGCATCAGGCGCGCAACAACTTCAACGATCGCTTCGGTCAGGTGCTGACCGAAGCGCTGGGCACACTGCGCGGCAGCGACGTGCTGGCCGCAGGCAGCAACCACGGCACGGGCGACGACGCGCCGTTTTACCGCAACCACTTCACCGTCGTGCGCGACAACGTGCCCGTGCGTCCGCAGCAGAGTGACGAGCAAGGCCGTGCGCTGCATCCACGTCCGACCGTCAATGGCAGCCAGACTGCGCTGGTGGTGGGTGCGGAAGGGCCCGTGCATACCGACCGGGACCATCGCATCAAGGTGCAATTCCATTGGCAGCGCGGCGCTCGGTCCGCCAGCCGCCAATCGCACCCGGCTGGCGACGATAACGCGCGTGCGAGCGCCGGCCTTGGCGCATGGGTGCGCGTGACTGCGCCCGTGGCCGGCCCGAACTGGGGCGGCGTGGCGCTGCCGCGCGTTGGCCAGGAGGTGCTGGTCGAGTTCCTGCAAGGCGACATCGATCGACCCGTCGTGGTGGGGGCCGCCTACAACGGTAGCGGCCAGACCGACGCGCAATACAACCAGAACCAGGCCGGCGCAGCGGGGGCCACCGGCAATGCCCCCGCCTGGTTTGCCGGCGACAGCAAGAGCCAGGGCGCCTACGCCCACAACGCGGTGCTGTCCGGCATCAAGACACAGGCGCTGGCCGGCAGCCAGTCGGGCTCGTCGGGCTACAACCAGCTCGTCTTCGATGATTCCGAAGGGCAGGGCCGCACACAGCTCAGCACCACGCAGGCGGCGACTGGCCTCGTGCTTGGCCATCACAAGGAACAGGTCGACAGCGCGCGGCAGGCCGATCTCGGCCACGGAGCCGCGCTCGCCACTGACGACAGCGGCGCTGTGCGCGCCGGCGCCGGCCTGCTGCTCACCGTGCACAGCGCCGGCACCAGCGCGTCGCTGCAAGACAGCGAGGATGCCGCCAGCCAGATCGAAGCCGTGAGCGACCTCGCCGAATCCCTCGCCGACGCAGCGCAGAAGCAGAAGGCCGGTCTGGCCGACGAGCCCGCCGCCAAGGAACTCCCCGCGCTCAAGCAACTGCGCCACACCACCGAAGTGCTGCGTCATACCGAAAGCGCGGGTGAAGGCGCACAGGCCGTTGCCTACAGCGAGCCGCATCTGCAAGTCTCGGCGCCCAAGGGCATCGTCAGCACGACGCCCGTGGATGCGGTGCTGGTCGCGGGCACCCAGGCGACGCTGGTTGCGAAGCAGGACACCAACGTGGCGGCGGGCGGCAATCTCTCAGTGGCGGTAGCCGAGGGGCTGAGCCTCTACGCGCACGGCAAATCGCTCGGGCAAGCCGGCGATGCGACACCGGGCATCGCCATGCATGCCGCAAGCGGCAAGGTCGGGCTTTCGAGCCTCAAGGGCGAGACCCATCTGGTTGCCGAAAAGGCCGTGACGGTTGCGTCCACGCAAGGCAACGTCACTGCGGAGGCGAAGCAGCATGTGCTCGTCAATGCGGCCGGGGCGCAGATCAAGGTGACGAACGGCACGATTGAGCTGCATGCGCCGGGGATGGTGACGTTTAAGGGGGCGGGGCATCGGTTTGTGGGGCCGGGTGGAGGGACGGTCAGTAATGTCACTGCTCCAGGCAAGCTCGCTGAATGTGAGTGGAAATCATGA